In Bacteroidales bacterium, one genomic interval encodes:
- a CDS encoding S9 family peptidase has protein sequence MKTTLLYMFVFLATSLSAMSDTLSVQSWLVSQPQIVKKPIFSDTKNTQNETFKNADLLKYDNFDIQSITPKENELFNQTGVWSVKILTDNTLNIVNSDTSEIGVNYVGTYIWVERWMKLKLEIKSPQMIRAWLDDSEIGTKQTSESNIEKQGKISKELKLERGKHKLMIKTLHFPSDSCQWSISASVIIDSTVASENIRIETDPTDRKNISHIMHGTRCSGVKLSPDAKYYSISYRITKPGGENPESWTEIKRTNDDNLIFSFQHSRISQLQWLPKSNRLSYIVNVGKDKHMYVFDVEKLTSERLFVETKDMGWCTWSPDESYVIYNITEKDDFTYTTTKRVDGMSDRLSGYRDRSFIHKFDIKTLSKERLTFGNQSTYVSDISPDSRYLAVSTSYRDYTERPYSKQQVYIVDLKTLTVDTLWTDKRWSVSVSFSPDGKKLLCAGGPSAFGEIGENIGEYKIANNYDTQLYIYDIVTKTVDPITKDFNPSVDNAIWSSADNNIYISTTDKDSKRIYKYEVKKNKFVPITQKNEYVTGLDMASKATVISYKSSKTNLYGSYRILDLKSNKLKIVEELEKQNYKNVELGEVRDWNFVSSQGVEISGRYYLPVGFDTTKKYPVIVYYYGGTTPVGRTFGGRYPFNLWAGAGYIVYVLQPSGATGFGQEFSAAHVNNWGITVADEIIEGTKKFLAEHSFADEKHVGCIGASYGGFMTMLLTTRTDIFAAAISHAGISSISSYWGVGNWGYAYSAEATADSYPWNAKDLYVDQSPLFNADKVTTPLLLLTGDSDTNVPPGESIQLYTALKILGKEVELVTVKDEDHHIFGYKNRIEWHNTIMAWWDKYLKNQEDWWNELYPTKNY, from the coding sequence ATGAAAACAACCTTATTATACATGTTTGTTTTTTTAGCGACAAGCCTGTCAGCTATGTCCGATACTTTATCAGTACAGTCGTGGTTGGTCTCTCAACCACAGATAGTAAAAAAACCTATTTTTTCGGATACTAAAAACACGCAAAACGAAACATTTAAAAACGCTGATTTGCTAAAATACGACAATTTCGATATTCAAAGTATCACTCCTAAAGAGAACGAGTTGTTTAATCAAACGGGTGTGTGGTCGGTAAAAATTTTAACTGACAATACGCTCAATATTGTAAATAGCGATACAAGTGAAATAGGGGTCAACTATGTGGGCACATATATTTGGGTTGAAAGATGGATGAAACTAAAATTGGAAATAAAAAGCCCCCAGATGATTCGCGCATGGTTAGATGATTCAGAAATAGGCACAAAGCAAACCTCCGAATCAAATATCGAAAAACAGGGAAAGATTTCGAAAGAGTTAAAGCTTGAAAGAGGGAAGCACAAACTTATGATAAAAACTTTGCATTTCCCTTCCGATTCATGCCAATGGTCAATCTCTGCATCGGTTATAATTGACAGTACTGTTGCTTCTGAAAATATTAGAATTGAGACAGACCCAACGGACAGAAAAAACATTTCGCATATAATGCACGGAACAAGATGTTCGGGGGTAAAACTGTCGCCTGATGCTAAATACTACTCTATATCTTACAGAATAACTAAGCCCGGAGGAGAAAATCCCGAGTCATGGACAGAGATAAAGCGTACCAACGATGATAACTTGATTTTTAGCTTTCAACATTCTAGGATTTCACAATTACAGTGGTTGCCAAAATCAAACAGGTTGTCGTATATTGTAAATGTTGGTAAAGATAAACATATGTATGTTTTTGATGTTGAGAAGTTAACATCTGAAAGACTGTTTGTTGAAACAAAAGATATGGGCTGGTGTACATGGTCACCAGATGAGTCGTATGTGATATACAATATTACCGAAAAAGATGACTTCACTTACACAACCACGAAAAGAGTTGATGGAATGAGCGACCGCTTATCTGGATATAGAGATCGATCGTTTATCCATAAATTTGATATTAAAACTTTAAGTAAAGAACGTTTAACATTTGGAAATCAGAGTACATATGTAAGTGACATAAGTCCTGATAGTCGCTATTTGGCAGTAAGCACAAGTTACCGTGACTATACCGAGCGTCCCTATTCTAAACAACAAGTTTATATAGTTGATCTTAAAACCCTGACAGTCGATACTTTATGGACAGATAAACGTTGGTCTGTTAGTGTTAGTTTTTCGCCAGACGGTAAAAAGTTGCTGTGTGCCGGAGGTCCTTCTGCATTTGGAGAGATAGGCGAAAACATAGGGGAATATAAAATCGCAAACAACTACGATACTCAGCTATATATTTACGATATTGTAACAAAAACAGTCGATCCTATAACTAAGGACTTTAACCCCTCGGTTGATAACGCAATATGGTCAAGCGCAGATAACAATATCTACATAAGCACTACAGATAAAGATAGTAAACGCATTTATAAATACGAAGTTAAGAAAAATAAATTTGTTCCTATAACTCAGAAAAACGAGTATGTTACAGGGCTCGATATGGCAAGTAAAGCAACTGTGATATCTTATAAATCATCAAAAACAAACCTATATGGTTCTTACAGAATATTAGATTTAAAAAGCAACAAGTTAAAAATTGTCGAAGAGCTTGAAAAGCAAAATTATAAAAATGTTGAACTTGGCGAAGTTAGAGATTGGAATTTTGTTTCATCGCAGGGAGTTGAAATCAGCGGTCGTTACTATCTGCCAGTCGGTTTTGATACAACAAAGAAATATCCGGTAATTGTTTATTACTATGGTGGCACTACTCCCGTAGGCAGAACTTTTGGAGGACGTTATCCATTCAACTTGTGGGCTGGAGCAGGTTATATTGTTTATGTGTTACAACCAAGCGGAGCTACAGGGTTTGGACAAGAGTTTTCTGCTGCACACGTCAACAACTGGGGAATTACCGTGGCTGATGAAATAATTGAAGGCACTAAAAAGTTTTTAGCGGAGCACTCTTTTGCAGACGAAAAACACGTTGGTTGTATCGGTGCTTCGTATGGAGGGTTTATGACCATGCTGCTAACCACTCGTACTGATATTTTTGCTGCAGCAATATCGCATGCCGGTATTAGCTCAATATCAAGTTATTGGGGTGTGGGAAATTGGGGATATGCGTACAGCGCCGAGGCAACGGCAGATAGTTATCCATGGAATGCAAAAGATTTGTATGTTGATCAAAGCCCACTATTCAACGCCGACAAGGTAACAACACCTCTGCTTCTGCTTACTGGTGACAGTGATACAAATGTTCCACCTGGTGAGAGCATTCAGCTATATACAGCATTAAAAATTTTAGGAAAAGAGGTGGAATTAGTGACGGTTAAAGACGAAGATCATCATATTTTTGGATATAAGAACCGAATAGAGTGGCATAATACAATTATGGCGTGGTGGGACAAATATCTTAAAAATCAAGAAGATTGGTGGAATGAATTGTACCCAACTAAAAATTATTAA